The Naumovozyma dairenensis CBS 421 chromosome 11, complete genome genome includes a window with the following:
- the PET20 gene encoding Pet20p (similar to Saccharomyces cerevisiae PET20 (YPL159C); ancestral locus Anc_8.682) has product MFNIATFNKSSISILSKNSRRFQSSVTFLNNQTLQQQQKNQSKSSKKKHNQQQQHKEKLSLYHTNAKKNIDTSTNNKSSLVNLQRKKVLNFSRLPKITPPSNLRHQDISMKLLYSGYRPLFIPNGSFQQGQKNNGSTLYEFAMKLDEFKKDKNSTIWDTSATGVETFTEWDNVPESVIRNLKPFQKPTSPSHMTTTTTSLDEKLEVDGSLKKEFKKLQVEVFLKKMTDILKRKSKGRKKPIVSLLQLKAKLQNEGNDD; this is encoded by the coding sequence ATGTTCAATATAGCTACTTTTAACAAATCCAGCATAAGcattctttcaaagaattcaaGGCGATTTCAATCATCAGTTAcctttttaaataatcagactttacaacaacagcagaAGAATCAATCGAAGAGTTCGAAAAAGAAACACAAccaacaacagcagcatAAGGAGAAACTATCATTATACCATACAAATGctaaaaagaatatagaTACATcaacaaacaacaagagCTCATTAGTAAAtctacaaagaaaaaaagtgTTGAATTTTTCCAGATTGCCCAAAATAACACCACCATCCAATTTAAGACATCAAGATATCTCGATGAAATTACTTTATTCAGGTTATAGACCATTATTCATTCCAAATGGATCATTCCAACAAggacaaaaaaataatggatcTACTTTATACGAATTTGCTatgaaattagatgaatttaaaaaagaTAAGAATAGTACGATTTGGGACACCTCAGCCACAGGTGTCGAAACTTTTACTGAATGGGATAATGTTCCTGAGTCAGTAATAAGGAATTTGAAACCATTCCAAAAACCAACGAGTCCTTCTCATATGACGACAACGACGACGTCGTTAGATGAGAAGTTGGAAGTGGATGGTTCTTTAAAGAAGGAATTTAAAAAGTTACAAGTGGAagttttcttgaaaaaaatgactgatattttgaaaaggaaaagtaAAGGAAGGAAGAAACCAATTGTTAGTTTGTTACAATTAAAGgcaaaattacaaaatgaagGTAATGATGATTAA